TCCGGCAGGGCAGTCGGCACAAGCTTAGTGTGCTGCAGCTGCATTGTTATTGGCAGCGATGATGCTGGCGATGCGCTGGTCGGCTTCCTGGCCGCTCTTATCGAAGACGTCGGTGGTATAGGCCGGAGCGGTGCGCGCCGTGCCTGCTGTCAACGAGGTGCCTTCGGTTTTCGCGACGTCGACCGTTGCATCCATCGATACGCCTATGCGCAGCGGATGGCTTTCCAGGTCTTTGGGATCGAGCGAAATACGCACTGGGACCCGTTGCACGATCTTGATCCAGTTGCCGCTGGCATTCTGTGCCGGCAGCAAGGCGAACGCAGAACCGGTACCGGCTGCCAGGCCAACCACTGTTCCGTGGTATTCGAATTTCGAGCCGTACAGATCCGATTTCAAGGTCACCGGCTGGCCGATACGCATGTTCTTGATTTGCACTTCCTTGAAGTTGGCGTCAACCCACAACGCGTTGAGCGGCACGATCGACAGTAGCGGCGTGCCGGCGGCGATACGCTGGCCAACCTGCACCGAGCGTTTGGCGACGTAGCCGGTAGTCGGCGCCAGCAATGTGGTACGGGCCAGGTTGATATAGGCGTTGCGCACTTGTGCGGCGGCATTGAGGACGTTCGGGTGCTGTTCCACCGAAGTGCGGTCAGTCAATACCTTGTTGGATGCCAATTGTTCGCGTGCGGCTTGCAATGCTGCCTCTGCACCTTGAACCGCTACTTTGGCGTGATCCAGTTCTTCCTTGGATACCGCGCCAGTGCTGATCAGCTGTTGACGGCGGGCCAGGTCGGAGCGGGCGCGTTCCAGCTCGGCGTTACGTGCAGTGACGTTGGATGCGTAGGTGTTGTTGTTGACGAACAGCGTGCGCACCTGGCGCACGGTTTGCGCCAGTTGGGCTTCGGCCTGATCCAGTGCTACCTTGGCGTCGGCTTTGTCCAATTCAACCAGCGGCTTGCCGATCTGCACCAGTTCTGTATCGTCGGTATTGATTGCCAACACTGTGCCGCCGACTTGCGGCGTGACTTGCACCACGTTGCCGCCGACATATGCGTCATCGGTGTTTTCGTAGTGGCGGGCGTAGATGAACCACCAGATGCCATAAGCGATCAGCAGGATGATCAGGACGATGGTGACGCCGATCAGCAGGCCGCGGCGTTTGCCGTTGCCATTGGCTGCTGCCGGAGCAGGTGCGGCAGCGGCGACGCCGCCGGCCGAAGAGTCTTGTGATGTTTGATTTGGTGTTGTCATGATGCAGGTTTCGCAATAAGTGAACGGTTTATTGGTGAATTAATTGGCGCTGCTGACTTGCGGACTGGCGTTGGCTGAAGCCGGTTCGGCCGGGCTGATGCCCTCGGCCGACGCATCAAAGCCACCGCCCAGGGATTTGATCAGGTTGACCCGCAGATCGGCGCGACGCGCACGGACATCCAGTTCAGCCTTGCGTTGCGCCAGCCAGGCTATCTGGGTGCTGACCACTTGCAGCATGTTTGCGGTGCCGACCTGTTGCCTTTGCTCGGCCAGTTTCATGCCGCGTTCTGCCGCTTCAACTGCGGTCTGCTGATTCTTGCCCTGCGTTGCCGCCGATTGCAGCGATTGCACGCTATCTGCGACTTCATGGAAAGCGTCGTTCAGCGCCTGATTGTAAGTTGCGACAGCGCCATCGTAGGCGGCAACCCGGCCCTTGAGCTGAGCACGCAATGCGCCGCCCTCGAAGATAGGCAGGTGGATCGCCGGGCCGATGCCAACCACTTTGCTGCTGTGGTTCAGGAACTGTGAAAAGCTGAGACTGGAAAAGCCGATCATCGCCGACAGGTTGACGTCTGGATAAAACTCGGTCTTGGCAACCTTGATGTCGCTTTGCGCAGCTTCCACTTGCCAGCGTGCGGCAACCACGTCCGGA
This DNA window, taken from Collimonas arenae, encodes the following:
- a CDS encoding HlyD family efflux transporter periplasmic adaptor subunit gives rise to the protein MTTPNQTSQDSSAGGVAAAAPAPAAANGNGKRRGLLIGVTIVLIILLIAYGIWWFIYARHYENTDDAYVGGNVVQVTPQVGGTVLAINTDDTELVQIGKPLVELDKADAKVALDQAEAQLAQTVRQVRTLFVNNNTYASNVTARNAELERARSDLARRQQLISTGAVSKEELDHAKVAVQGAEAALQAAREQLASNKVLTDRTSVEQHPNVLNAAAQVRNAYINLARTTLLAPTTGYVAKRSVQVGQRIAAGTPLLSIVPLNALWVDANFKEVQIKNMRIGQPVTLKSDLYGSKFEYHGTVVGLAAGTGSAFALLPAQNASGNWIKIVQRVPVRISLDPKDLESHPLRIGVSMDATVDVAKTEGTSLTAGTARTAPAYTTDVFDKSGQEADQRIASIIAANNNAAAAH